The DNA region GAAAAAATCGCCCTGGAAACTTCCAAAACGCTCATGGAAGGGGGCATTTTGGTGCCGGCAATCCGGTATCCAACCGTAGCGAAAGGCAAAGCCAGGCTTAGAGTTACGGTGAATTCGCTGCACCGGGAAGAGGACTTTTCCAAATTCGGAAGGCTTTTGGCTTCAATAAAAAAGCGTGTGTTTTTGGACCCGGTATAGCATAATTACCGTTTTTAGAAGGTAAATTAACGTGTCCGTCACCAAAAAGAAGCTCTCCAAAATAAGGGAAGAAGCCAGCCGACTCTTTAGTCTCGAAAGCGGTATCATGAAGAGCGTTTCGGTGCTGAACCTTGCCGCTCTCCTCGGGGTGGTCTACCTCACCATGCCCCAGTCCCGCGTCAATCTCGCCCAGGACCGCTTTTATTTTCCCGTTCTCGTCCTTCTCGCTATTTTTGTCGCCGCCAATTACATCCAGCAGTTCCTGCTCATCCGTTTGCGGCGCAAATGGGTGGAGCTTGAAAAGCAGTCCACGCGCGACGGCCTGACCCAGGCGTTCAACCGCGAAACCTTCGAAGAGATCATGGAAGAGGAAATGAGCCGTTCCAAGCGGTATCAGTTTCCTTTGAGCCTTTGCATCATCGACCTGGACAATTTCAAGTCGCTCAATGACACGTACGGCCATCCGCGCGGCGACCGCCTGCTGATTGATTTCGTGGACCGGATCCATAAAGCCATCCGCTCCGCCGACTGCCTCGGCCGTTACGGCGGCGACGAATTTTTCATTCTGCTGCCCCACACAGATCTGGTGAAAGCGGAAAAATTTCTGGCCCGCATCCTGACCGAAGTCCAGGAATGGCTCGACTGCACGTTCAGCGCCGGCGTTACGGCTTACCGCCCCGGCGAAGACAAGATCTCGCTGGTCACGCGCGCGGACCTGGCGCTATATCAGGCCAAGCGCGAAGGCAAGAACCGCATCCGCTGCATGATCGGCGAAGACGACAGCCAGGTCGTCCTGAAGTTTTAAACCGTCCGTTTGTTTTCCTC from Verrucomicrobiia bacterium includes:
- a CDS encoding GGDEF domain-containing protein — protein: MKSVSVLNLAALLGVVYLTMPQSRVNLAQDRFYFPVLVLLAIFVAANYIQQFLLIRLRRKWVELEKQSTRDGLTQAFNRETFEEIMEEEMSRSKRYQFPLSLCIIDLDNFKSLNDTYGHPRGDRLLIDFVDRIHKAIRSADCLGRYGGDEFFILLPHTDLVKAEKFLARILTEVQEWLDCTFSAGVTAYRPGEDKISLVTRADLALYQAKREGKNRIRCMIGEDDSQVVLKF